The Pangasianodon hypophthalmus isolate fPanHyp1 chromosome 13, fPanHyp1.pri, whole genome shotgun sequence genome includes a window with the following:
- the LOC113528520 gene encoding uncharacterized protein LOC113528520 produces the protein MVSTMNSNSLQQNFILFLEKTRETKEAPKTLNGRLNCEKCRFSTKDTALFERHVAQHEEVTFSCTICNHISYSRVESQRHLVKHKGSFPYKCNWCTYGAVRRDYMVKHIQRIHGKSADGIFTTDCTKKIEGTKGLCLPTPRTLGGPSCDVKVVSHSAGNVSSLLSSASQTRPSAPYHVTSTTCSLPIIKSQPYIVPSTTHTVCKVTQGIINPPNITVKEVGPTVGKAIEYIKKMTEKTSLEKTAVTSALPRVHVGISADRAVQQKPPLQSHVVGTTEKTAVQSKIIPKIQVGLPVTTNNHLKTLLSNQREAPVEQKSVISGAVQNIPVAHVVQRSVPSSANTTIPVERFRQGVPSIKRGAQTSVKNSQHKARPNILVRTPTMTLESSTKTDVQMGLLAPLNQPIQHNRPLMIPSPEERNPPRSSVQVELLAPLNQPIQHNKPLTVSCPEEITIPAGCLVELVEVKNVNGTRELELRLVPQQLTGPQQGDLKSTTESATTSRLSFKCRVATGDNQPINMNHEIKTPRANAIPEHLVQRSYLKKPSADDKVNVKNETEVNEKVLCSRKIGTQAPGSSSKWFHTVSRSVVSNPSESPKFTQQLCAGQKNVATEPVKPLSHVHCTVKNISPHASNKNITAEGLKYELRAGQLTPNKQEDAELSCQGLPVISSVFSLCPIPQDTLSHIHTREGEAQISVDSRSKESIKNTDNPRVCRPTLKTEDETRSLTDSIRKSGQLTEKKDEILEEPKTPEDIVKEKLDAMGEKTFPNDEEDKIIPELSRSSTDALQTDRSSSMNSSSVSKSDHSTQPEKMEKTKLESEKSLLAKNDSPLASSMNPIVALIRMPSLEFFSLSETANKDQEKQNNEESITARPVVCCTSNQQNLQERTIKLVLKRKRSDTNTDQDKRIGLVCIDVPPTNKKAKKEKKRAKKHKSSKDQQLLGKSTMGKMCLTPLKDDQLVKLPGPNQPVVVLNHPNPLVHMVSAEGQHCRNSAPDLCNQDGTTLPKPVRTCPAFKMTLKKVQGQNYQVTELLLKGVSEKTVL, from the coding sequence ATGGTCTCAACCATGAATTCAAACAGCTTGCAACAAAATTTCATCTTATTTCTCGAAAAGACAAGAGAGACTAAAGAGGCACCCAAAACCCTCAATGGGCGTCTCAATTGCGAAAAATGCCGCTTTTCAACCAAAGACACTGCGCTATTTGAAAGGCACGTGGCTCAACATGAGGAAGTGACCTTCTCCTGTACTATCTGCAACCACATCTCTTACTCAAGAGTCGAATCTCAACGACACCTTGTTAAACACAAAGGCTCGTTTCCCTACAAGTGTAATTGGTGCACTTACGGAGCAGTCAGGAGGGACTACATGGTAAAACACATTCAGAGGATACATGGGAAGTCTGCAGATGGAATCTTCACAACtgattgtactaaaaaaattgAAGGGACTAAAGGTCTGTGCCTGCCCACTCCAAGAACTTTGGGTGGACCTTCATGTGATGTAAAGGTTGTGAGCCATTCAGCAGGAAATGTGTCCAGTCTACTTTCTAGTGCTAGTCAGACAAGACCTAGTGCACCATATCATGTTACAAGTACAACTTGCAGTCTACCCATTATTAAGTCTCAACCCTACATTGTGCCCAGTACTACTCACACAGTATGTAAAGTTACACAAGGAATTATTAATCCACCAAATATCACTGTTAAAGAAGTAGGTCCAACTGTAGGTAAAGCAATagagtatattaaaaaaatgactgaaaaaacaTCCTTGGAAAAGACTGCTGTAACAAGTGCACTTCCCAGAGTTCATGTTGGCATATCTGCAGATCGTGCAGTTCAGCAAAAGCCACCGCTTCAGAGCCACGTGGTAGGTACCACAGAGAAGACAGCAGTTCAGTCCAAAATAATTCCGAAAATTCAAGTTGGACTTCCAGTCACTACTAATAACCATCTGAAGACACTTCTCAGCAACCAGCGTGAAGCTCCAGTAGAACAAAAGTCAGTCATTTCTGGAGCTGTACAAAATATTCCAGTGGCACATGTAGTACAAAGGTCTGTTCCATCTTCAGCAAATACCACTATCCCTGTTGAGCGATTCAGACAGGGAGTACCATCCATAAAACGTGGGGCTCAGacatcagttaaaaacagtCAACACAAGGCAAGACCCaatatccttgtgaggacaCCAACTATGACTCTTGAGTCAAGTACAAAGACAGATGTACAAATGGGATTATTAGCACCCTTAAACCAGCCCATCCAACACAACAGACCCTTGATGATACCAAGTCCTGAGGAGAGAAACCCTCCCCGGTCCAGTGTTCAAGTGGAACTGCTAGCACCTTTAAATCAGCCCATACAACACAACAAACCCTTAACGGTATCCTGTCCTGAAGAGATTACCATCCCGGCTGGATGCCTCGTTGAATTGGTGGAGGTGAAAAATGTCAACGGTACACGCGAATTGGAGCTTCGGCTAGTACCACAGCAGCTTACTGGACCTCAGCAGGGGGACTTGAAAAGTactactgaatctgctacaacAAGCAGATTGTCATTTAAATGTAGGGTTGCTACAGGTGATAATCAACCAATAAATATGAACCACGAAATCAAAACCCCAAGGGCAAATGCCATTCCTGAGCACCTGGTCCAGCGCTCATATCTGAAGAAACCTTCAGCAGATGACAaggtaaatgtgaaaaatgaaaccgAGGTGAATGAGAAAGTGCTTTGTTCCAGGAAGATTGGAACTCAGGCACCAGGATCTTCAAGTAAATGGTTCCACACTGTCTCAAGGTCAGTAGTGTCTAACCCTTCAGAATCACCCAAGTTTACGCAACAACtatgtgctggacaaaaaaaTGTTGCAACAGAACCGGTTAAGCCACTGTCTCATGTGCACTGCACAGTAAAAAACATTTCTCCACATGCAAGTAACAAGAATATTACAGCTGAAGGTCTTAAATATGAGCTCAGAGCTGGTCAACTAACACCAAACAAACAGGAAGATGCAGAATTGAGTTGTCAAGGACTCCCTGtcatttcatctgttttttcaCTGTGCCCTATTCCTCAAGATACTCTGAGCCATATTCACACCAGAGAAGGAGAGGCCCAGATATCTGTAGATTCAAGATCAAAAGAAAGCATAAAAAACACGGACAACCCAAGAGTCTGTAGACCTACCCTGAAAACAGAGGATGAAACAAGATCGTTGACTGACAGCATTCGTAAATCTGGTCAACTTACTGAGAAGAAGGATGAGATTTTAGAAGAACCCAAGACACCTGAAGATATAGTGAAAGAAAAGCTAGATGCTATGGGGGAGAAGACATTTCCAAATGATGAGGAGGACAAGATTATACCAGAACTCTCTAGATCTTCAACTGATGCTCTACAGACAGATCGGTCATCCAGTATGAACAGTTCATCAGTGAGCAAGTCTGACCATTCCACACAACCtgaaaaaatggagaaaacaaaGTTGGAATCAGAGAAGAGCTTGCTTGCAAAGAATGACAGTCCTCTCGCTTCGTCCATGAATCCTATAGTAGCTTTGATCAGAATGCCAAGCTtggaatttttttccctttcagaaacTGCAAATAAAGATCAAGAGAAACAAAATAATGAGGAAAGCATAACTGCTCGTCCTGTTGTCTGCTGCACGTCAAATCAGCAAAACCTACAAGAAAGAACAATTAAGCTGGTTTTAAAGAGAAAACGGTCTGATACTAACACTGATCAAGACAAAAGGATAGGCCTAGTATGCATTGATGTACCACCCACAAACAAGAaagctaaaaaagaaaagaagagggCTAAGAAACACAAGTCTTCTAAAGACCAGCAGTTGTTGGGGAAAAGTACAAtgggaaaaatgtgtttaacgCCGCTAAAAGATGATCAACTAGTCAAACTTCCAGGACCAAATCAACCTGTGGTGGTTCTAAACCATCCAAATCCACTAGTCCATATGGTCAGTGCAGAAGGTCAGCACTGTAGAAACTCAGCTCCTGACCTCTGTAATCAGGATGGAACCACTCTGCCCAAACCTGTGAGAACATGTCCTGCATTTAAAATGACACTGAAAAAAGTCCAGGGACAGAATTATCAGGTCACGGAGCTTCTTCTAAAAGGTGTCTCTGAAAAAACAGTGCTCTGa
- the LOC113527919 gene encoding cytokine-dependent hematopoietic cell linker isoform X1, with the protein MQSAHRNVSPLNMDRWNRGGGIKQRSDHNDDSDEGDYHEPQEPIMRFPRPSPSPSEYADKRTVRERPFLSGANDLKNILDIPPRLPKRPSGSAAPIVNRDLKPGRQGKVTSEQRSQTLGSSEPTTKIPPRPVKSLPRDYFDHDAPPSRSPPCAPVRTSHIHTRTAADSGASLTEDDSVNNSRLTGHRSGSSHRHSLDLESHDQDRRYLAEGAAVRVTQMHHEWPQVKADTEQASYTGHSKPVETSAEQEWYVGGFSRVEAEHALHLVNREGAFLVRDCSRNTKQEPYVLAVFYDNRVFNVQIRFCNETCKYTLGTRIRTDDAFDSVAEIIKFHSIFPILLIDGRNPSAVSSHKRQCVLMYPVTAEDMRRLLS; encoded by the exons aTGCAGAGTGCACATCGAAATGTGTCTCCTTTGAACATG GATCGTTGGAACAGAGGAGGCGGGATCAAACAAAGATCTGATCACAATGATGACTCAGATGAAGGAGACTACCACGAGCCACAGGAACCCATAATGCGCTTTCCCAGACCAAGCCCGTCACCTTCAGAGTATGCAG ACAAACGTACTGTGAGAGAACGGCCTTTTCTTAGCGGAGCCAATGATTTGAAG aacattTTGGACATTCCTCCACGACTGCCGAAGAGGCCCTCAG GAAGCGCAGCACCGATTGTAAACCGCGATCTAAAACCAGGGAGACAGGGGAAGGTCACatcag AGCAAAGATCCCAGACGTTAGGATCTAGTGAACCG ACTACAAAGATCCCACCGAG GCCAGTGAAATCACTTCCACGTGACTATTTTGATCACGATGCTCCTCCATCCAGATCTCCACCGTGTGCTCCAGTGCGcacatcacacatacacacacgtactgCAGCaga CAGTGGTGCGAGTCTGACAGAGGACGACAGT GTGAATAACAGCAGACTAACAG GTCACCGAAGTGGCTCCAGTCACAGACATTCGCTGGATCTGGAGTCACATGACCAGGACCGAAG ATACTTGGCAGAAGGGGCCGCTGTACGAG TCACACAGATGCATCATGAGTGGCCGCAGGTTAAAGCAGACACAGAGCAGGCCAGCTACACAGGACACAGCAAACCAGtagag ACATCTGCTGAGCAGGAATGGTATGTAGGAGGCTTTAGTAGAGTGGAAGCAGAACATGCACTTCATCTGGTGAACAGG GAGGGAGCTTTTCTAGTGCGTGACTGCTCCAGGAACACTAAACAGGAGCCATACGTCCTGGCCGTATTTTACGACAACCGCGTCTTTAATGTGCAGATTCGTTTTTGTAATGAGACCTGCAAGTACACACTGGGAACCAGAATCAGGACTGATGAT GCGTTTGACTCAGTGGCTGAAATCATCAAATTCCACTCCATATTTCCCATCTTGCTTATTGATGGACGAAACCCGTCAGCTGTGTCCAGTCACAAGAGACAGTGTGTCCTCATGTATCCTGTCACAGCAGAGGACATGAGGCGACTGCTGAGCTAa
- the LOC113527919 gene encoding cytokine-dependent hematopoietic cell linker isoform X3, producing MDRWNRGGGIKQRSDHNDDSDEGDYHEPQEPIMRFPRPSPSPSEYADKRTVRERPFLSGANDLKNILDIPPRLPKRPSGSAAPIVNRDLKPGRQGKVTSEQRSQTLGSSEPTTKIPPRPVKSLPRDYFDHDAPPSRSPPCAPVRTSHIHTRTAADSGASLTEDDSVNNSRLTGHRSGSSHRHSLDLESHDQDRRYLAEGAAVRVTQMHHEWPQVKADTEQASYTGHSKPVETSAEQEWYVGGFSRVEAEHALHLVNREGAFLVRDCSRNTKQEPYVLAVFYDNRVFNVQIRFCNETCKYTLGTRIRTDDAFDSVAEIIKFHSIFPILLIDGRNPSAVSSHKRQCVLMYPVTAEDMRRLLS from the exons ATG GATCGTTGGAACAGAGGAGGCGGGATCAAACAAAGATCTGATCACAATGATGACTCAGATGAAGGAGACTACCACGAGCCACAGGAACCCATAATGCGCTTTCCCAGACCAAGCCCGTCACCTTCAGAGTATGCAG ACAAACGTACTGTGAGAGAACGGCCTTTTCTTAGCGGAGCCAATGATTTGAAG aacattTTGGACATTCCTCCACGACTGCCGAAGAGGCCCTCAG GAAGCGCAGCACCGATTGTAAACCGCGATCTAAAACCAGGGAGACAGGGGAAGGTCACatcag AGCAAAGATCCCAGACGTTAGGATCTAGTGAACCG ACTACAAAGATCCCACCGAG GCCAGTGAAATCACTTCCACGTGACTATTTTGATCACGATGCTCCTCCATCCAGATCTCCACCGTGTGCTCCAGTGCGcacatcacacatacacacacgtactgCAGCaga CAGTGGTGCGAGTCTGACAGAGGACGACAGT GTGAATAACAGCAGACTAACAG GTCACCGAAGTGGCTCCAGTCACAGACATTCGCTGGATCTGGAGTCACATGACCAGGACCGAAG ATACTTGGCAGAAGGGGCCGCTGTACGAG TCACACAGATGCATCATGAGTGGCCGCAGGTTAAAGCAGACACAGAGCAGGCCAGCTACACAGGACACAGCAAACCAGtagag ACATCTGCTGAGCAGGAATGGTATGTAGGAGGCTTTAGTAGAGTGGAAGCAGAACATGCACTTCATCTGGTGAACAGG GAGGGAGCTTTTCTAGTGCGTGACTGCTCCAGGAACACTAAACAGGAGCCATACGTCCTGGCCGTATTTTACGACAACCGCGTCTTTAATGTGCAGATTCGTTTTTGTAATGAGACCTGCAAGTACACACTGGGAACCAGAATCAGGACTGATGAT GCGTTTGACTCAGTGGCTGAAATCATCAAATTCCACTCCATATTTCCCATCTTGCTTATTGATGGACGAAACCCGTCAGCTGTGTCCAGTCACAAGAGACAGTGTGTCCTCATGTATCCTGTCACAGCAGAGGACATGAGGCGACTGCTGAGCTAa
- the LOC113527919 gene encoding cytokine-dependent hematopoietic cell linker isoform X2: MQSAHRNVSPLNMDRWNRGGGIKQRSDHNDDSDEGDYHEPQEPIMRFPRPSPSPSEYADKRTVRERPFLSGANDLKNILDIPPRLPKRPSGSAAPIVNRDLKPGRQGKVTSEQRSQTLGSSEPTTKIPPRPVKSLPRDYFDHDAPPSRSPPCAPVRTSHIHTRTAADGASLTEDDSVNNSRLTGHRSGSSHRHSLDLESHDQDRRYLAEGAAVRVTQMHHEWPQVKADTEQASYTGHSKPVETSAEQEWYVGGFSRVEAEHALHLVNREGAFLVRDCSRNTKQEPYVLAVFYDNRVFNVQIRFCNETCKYTLGTRIRTDDAFDSVAEIIKFHSIFPILLIDGRNPSAVSSHKRQCVLMYPVTAEDMRRLLS, translated from the exons aTGCAGAGTGCACATCGAAATGTGTCTCCTTTGAACATG GATCGTTGGAACAGAGGAGGCGGGATCAAACAAAGATCTGATCACAATGATGACTCAGATGAAGGAGACTACCACGAGCCACAGGAACCCATAATGCGCTTTCCCAGACCAAGCCCGTCACCTTCAGAGTATGCAG ACAAACGTACTGTGAGAGAACGGCCTTTTCTTAGCGGAGCCAATGATTTGAAG aacattTTGGACATTCCTCCACGACTGCCGAAGAGGCCCTCAG GAAGCGCAGCACCGATTGTAAACCGCGATCTAAAACCAGGGAGACAGGGGAAGGTCACatcag AGCAAAGATCCCAGACGTTAGGATCTAGTGAACCG ACTACAAAGATCCCACCGAG GCCAGTGAAATCACTTCCACGTGACTATTTTGATCACGATGCTCCTCCATCCAGATCTCCACCGTGTGCTCCAGTGCGcacatcacacatacacacacgtactgCAGCaga TGGTGCGAGTCTGACAGAGGACGACAGT GTGAATAACAGCAGACTAACAG GTCACCGAAGTGGCTCCAGTCACAGACATTCGCTGGATCTGGAGTCACATGACCAGGACCGAAG ATACTTGGCAGAAGGGGCCGCTGTACGAG TCACACAGATGCATCATGAGTGGCCGCAGGTTAAAGCAGACACAGAGCAGGCCAGCTACACAGGACACAGCAAACCAGtagag ACATCTGCTGAGCAGGAATGGTATGTAGGAGGCTTTAGTAGAGTGGAAGCAGAACATGCACTTCATCTGGTGAACAGG GAGGGAGCTTTTCTAGTGCGTGACTGCTCCAGGAACACTAAACAGGAGCCATACGTCCTGGCCGTATTTTACGACAACCGCGTCTTTAATGTGCAGATTCGTTTTTGTAATGAGACCTGCAAGTACACACTGGGAACCAGAATCAGGACTGATGAT GCGTTTGACTCAGTGGCTGAAATCATCAAATTCCACTCCATATTTCCCATCTTGCTTATTGATGGACGAAACCCGTCAGCTGTGTCCAGTCACAAGAGACAGTGTGTCCTCATGTATCCTGTCACAGCAGAGGACATGAGGCGACTGCTGAGCTAa